ATTGCCTTTTTCCATGACCTGGTCAGCACCTGACGTCTCCCCACTATCCGGCTTTTGCCGCTAACTGAAATCACATTAACTGCGGTAACCTTAACCTTAAAAGCCTTCTCAACAGCCTCTTTAACCTGCAGTTTGTTGGCATCACCAGCCACCTCAAAGGCATATTTGCCCTGAGATTGAAGACTGGTATTCTTCTCAGTTATTAGCGGACGGCACAACACTTGGTAAGGGTGCACTGTTTCCTCCTTGCAACGACCGGATCCCCCATAACCGCTCTGCCTTTCGCACCGCAGACTCACTCATCAGTAATACCCGATGAGAAAGGATATCAACCACATTGAGCAGTTCAGCCGGCAGTGTTTTTACCTCGGGCAGATTACGGGCTGATTTAACAACATTAACCTCCGGCTCACCGATAACTATCAGGGTTGAAGAGGCCACGCCCAGAGCCGCCAGCATACGCGTCACTTCCCTGGTTTTAGGCTCATCAAATTCAAGTTTTTCCAGGACTTTAAGCTCACCATCTCTGGCCCGTGCCGAAAGCATACACCGTAGCGCCAATTGACGCATCTTCTTCGGCATCGCCTGCCGG
The sequence above is a segment of the Dehalococcoidales bacterium genome. Coding sequences within it:
- the rplW gene encoding 50S ribosomal protein L23, encoding MHPYQVLCRPLITEKNTSLQSQGKYAFEVAGDANKLQVKEAVEKAFKVKVTAVNVISVSGKSRIVGRRQVLTRSWKKAIVTLQPGDNIQFFEGV
- the rplD gene encoding 50S ribosomal protein L4, coding for MQIPVYSLTGEIVKSIEVSDRVFAVPFNEAVVHQAMVRQQANARQGTVSTKTRGEVTGSSRKLYRQKHTGSARAGSRRSPLRRGGGVVFGPKPRSYRQAMPKKMRQLALRCMLSARARDGELKVLEKLEFDEPKTREVTRMLAALGVASSTLIVIGEPEVNVVKSARNLPEVKTLPAELLNVVDILSHRVLLMSESAVRKAERLWGIRSLQGGNSAPLPSVVPSANN